In the Palaeococcus pacificus DY20341 genome, one interval contains:
- the glnA gene encoding type I glutamate--ammonia ligase, whose translation MNEVKSIQSEDKMHPKFLQLIFVDINGVPKGMEVPISRYEEAVEDGIAFDGSSIPGFQGIEDSDLILKADPKTYAEVPWEGIARVYGYIYKGDKPYWADPRGVLKATLDELAKEGLTAYIGPEPEFYLFKKNGSWELKLPDAGGYFDLIHLDKAREIKREIAYYMPYLGLTPEVLHHEVGAGQHEIDFRFDEALKTADNIVSFKHIVKAVAEMHSLYATFMPKPIFGMPGNGMHLHISLWKDGENMFVGEEGLSEFALHFLGGILKHAKALSAITNPTVNSYKRLVPGYEAPVYISWGYRNRSALIRVPAFWGKGARIEYRCPDPSANPYFAFAAIIKAGMDGVKSKEEPFAYVEENVYKMSEAKREERGIETLPSNLGEALEALKKDKVVRSALGKAYDNFIAYKEKEWESYLAYIEENGLSGDTKKVIEWELERYFHI comes from the coding sequence ATGAACGAAGTTAAAAGCATTCAGAGTGAGGATAAAATGCACCCCAAGTTTTTACAGCTAATTTTTGTTGACATAAATGGCGTTCCAAAAGGTATGGAAGTGCCAATTTCAAGGTATGAGGAAGCGGTCGAGGATGGTATAGCCTTCGATGGCTCATCCATCCCGGGATTTCAGGGTATAGAAGACAGCGACTTAATACTAAAAGCTGATCCCAAGACTTATGCAGAAGTCCCTTGGGAAGGGATAGCGAGAGTTTATGGTTACATTTACAAAGGCGATAAGCCCTATTGGGCTGATCCTAGGGGAGTTCTGAAGGCTACGCTCGACGAGCTTGCTAAGGAAGGTTTAACCGCATACATAGGGCCTGAGCCAGAGTTTTACCTCTTTAAGAAGAACGGTTCATGGGAGCTCAAACTTCCCGATGCTGGCGGTTACTTCGACCTGATACATCTTGACAAAGCAAGGGAAATAAAGAGGGAGATTGCCTACTATATGCCATACCTTGGCCTAACTCCTGAGGTGCTCCACCACGAGGTCGGCGCTGGACAGCATGAGATTGACTTCCGCTTTGATGAAGCGCTAAAAACTGCAGACAACATAGTTAGCTTCAAACACATCGTGAAGGCTGTTGCTGAGATGCACTCTTTGTATGCCACGTTTATGCCAAAGCCAATATTTGGAATGCCAGGAAACGGAATGCACCTTCACATAAGCCTTTGGAAGGACGGCGAAAACATGTTTGTTGGAGAAGAAGGTCTGAGTGAGTTTGCCCTTCACTTCCTTGGCGGCATATTAAAGCATGCAAAGGCCCTATCCGCTATAACCAACCCAACCGTGAACTCATATAAGCGCTTAGTCCCAGGATACGAAGCGCCGGTTTACATCTCTTGGGGATACAGGAACAGGAGTGCGCTAATTAGAGTGCCTGCCTTTTGGGGTAAGGGTGCAAGAATTGAGTACCGCTGTCCAGACCCAAGCGCAAACCCCTATTTTGCATTCGCAGCTATCATAAAGGCGGGAATGGATGGCGTTAAGAGCAAAGAGGAGCCCTTCGCTTACGTCGAGGAAAACGTCTATAAAATGAGCGAGGCAAAAAGGGAGGAGCGCGGCATAGAAACGCTTCCATCAAACTTAGGGGAAGCATTAGAGGCCTTGAAGAAGGATAAGGTTGTTAGAAGTGCCCTTGGAAAAGCCTACGACAATTTCATCGCCTACAAAGAGAAGGAGTGGGAAAGCTATTTGGCGTACATTGAGGAGAATGGGCTGTCAGGGGATACAAAGAAAGTGATAGAGTGGGAACTCGAGAGGTACTTCCACATCTAA
- a CDS encoding TraB domain-containing protein encodes MSYLRYVKLIGTMHVSPRSREEVRRTILEEKPNAIAVELDRTRFYAMQNPRRPSFEDALKFGRRGLVQYILAKVEEKLGEEFGMMPGGEMKEAIALAQRFGIPLAVIDENISIITAKMLKAPLREKIMLLLESLAVFLPFLPSREEASNLMDEYKFMMLQFKRRYPYLFHVLVEERNEIMAHNLKAIVDDLKRMGIKKPKIVAIVGLGHKKGIERILNSYKD; translated from the coding sequence ATGAGTTATCTTCGCTACGTTAAGCTCATTGGAACCATGCATGTCTCCCCCAGAAGCAGGGAAGAGGTTAGGCGGACGATTTTGGAAGAGAAGCCCAATGCAATAGCGGTTGAGCTGGATAGAACGAGATTTTATGCCATGCAGAACCCTCGAAGGCCAAGCTTTGAAGATGCGCTGAAGTTTGGAAGGAGGGGACTGGTTCAGTATATCCTCGCCAAAGTCGAAGAGAAGCTCGGTGAAGAGTTTGGTATGATGCCCGGCGGTGAGATGAAGGAGGCTATAGCGCTGGCACAGAGGTTTGGAATACCCCTAGCTGTAATAGACGAGAACATAAGCATAATCACCGCGAAGATGTTAAAAGCTCCTCTTAGGGAGAAGATAATGCTCCTTTTGGAAAGCTTGGCGGTTTTCTTACCATTCTTGCCTTCGCGGGAAGAGGCTTCAAACCTCATGGATGAGTATAAATTTATGATGCTTCAATTTAAGCGCCGCTATCCATACCTCTTCCATGTTCTTGTGGAGGAGCGCAACGAGATAATGGCGCATAATTTAAAGGCCATCGTTGATGACTTAAAGCGCATGGGAATTAAAAAGCCTAAAATTGTTGCTATTGTCGGTTTGGGGCATAAAAAAGGTATAGAGAGGATTTTGAACTCTTACAAAGATTGA
- a CDS encoding GNAT family N-acetyltransferase, which translates to MKIRMAKLEDVSDITAVHCSGVEKWRRIDGSEAPYEELTIWERYRHGGPWMSVESCAAHLNILLLEKQISLVAELNGKIVGNAELLISEENVNGKITRIAHLDVIEVHKEFRGKGVGRAIVEFAEKLAKEKKCQLLTVTPDKSALGFYSKLGINEVIHTGVLYAFDLSKFPKRDAQPELREFTWREIKEKELLLGKFQSAYHHWFTAFKDRIAGIDDRVHFESGHIGEGYYVLEGSFFDAKTATLYFWGKNLRDALILAGNRANTLGFKVLKTIVPAEHHKDVEDLGATPLEKNVILAKKLSTL; encoded by the coding sequence ATGAAAATAAGGATGGCAAAACTCGAAGATGTAAGTGATATCACAGCCGTCCACTGCTCGGGCGTGGAGAAGTGGCGCCGCATAGATGGGAGTGAGGCTCCCTATGAGGAGCTGACGATTTGGGAGCGCTACAGGCACGGCGGTCCCTGGATGAGCGTTGAAAGCTGTGCCGCCCACCTGAACATTCTCCTCCTTGAAAAGCAAATTTCACTTGTGGCAGAACTTAATGGGAAAATAGTGGGGAACGCAGAGCTCTTAATAAGTGAAGAAAACGTAAACGGCAAAATAACGAGGATAGCCCACCTGGACGTTATTGAAGTGCACAAAGAGTTTAGAGGGAAAGGAGTGGGGAGAGCGATTGTAGAGTTTGCAGAAAAACTTGCAAAAGAGAAGAAATGCCAGCTGCTGACGGTTACACCCGATAAAAGCGCCCTCGGATTTTACTCAAAGCTCGGCATTAATGAGGTAATCCACACGGGAGTGCTCTACGCTTTTGACCTCTCGAAATTCCCAAAAAGAGATGCTCAGCCAGAGCTTAGAGAGTTCACTTGGAGGGAAATAAAGGAAAAAGAACTGCTGCTTGGAAAGTTCCAAAGCGCATACCACCACTGGTTCACGGCCTTCAAAGATAGAATCGCAGGGATAGATGACCGCGTTCACTTCGAGAGCGGGCACATAGGTGAAGGCTACTACGTACTCGAAGGGAGCTTTTTTGATGCGAAGACCGCCACGCTGTACTTTTGGGGCAAAAACTTAAGAGACGCACTTATATTAGCCGGAAACAGGGCAAACACGCTCGGATTCAAAGTCTTAAAGACAATCGTCCCTGCAGAGCACCATAAAGACGTTGAAGACCTTGGAGCAACCCCTCTAGAAAAGAACGTGATTCTGGCCAAGAAGCTGAGCACTCTTTAG
- a CDS encoding ribonuclease Z, whose product MLEITFLGTGGIMPNKERNVPAIALRYKGEVILWDVGEGTLKQLSIARISPMKIEKIFITHFHGDHYLGLMSLLQTMTLWDREKPLHIYGPKYTFEFIQNYLKSGFFRPSFDVHVHELGEARLKFNDYEIWSFKVEHGIPALGYVFKEKDKRGNFDLKKIEELGLGPGPWMKELERRGKIEVNGKLIHLEDVTGKPRRGIKVVYTGDTAPCERIRLFSEKADLLIHEATYLSDEDRDDSYHTTVSEACEMAKKAKVKLLALFHRAFRYTYDEYVQGVRELCNHNFIVPNDLDRLRISGEGYELSSLR is encoded by the coding sequence ATGCTTGAGATAACATTTCTGGGCACTGGAGGTATAATGCCAAACAAAGAGAGAAACGTCCCGGCAATAGCCTTGCGGTATAAGGGTGAGGTTATATTGTGGGATGTGGGGGAGGGCACTTTAAAACAGCTCAGCATAGCTAGAATAAGCCCCATGAAGATAGAGAAAATTTTTATCACCCATTTTCACGGTGACCATTATCTCGGACTTATGAGCTTACTCCAAACGATGACTCTTTGGGATAGAGAAAAGCCTCTCCACATCTACGGCCCGAAATATACCTTCGAGTTCATTCAAAACTATCTCAAGAGCGGTTTTTTCAGACCGAGCTTTGATGTTCACGTTCATGAGCTGGGAGAGGCGAGGTTAAAGTTCAACGACTACGAAATATGGAGCTTCAAGGTAGAGCACGGCATCCCAGCTCTGGGTTATGTATTCAAAGAGAAGGACAAAAGAGGAAATTTTGATCTCAAGAAAATTGAGGAACTTGGCTTGGGGCCCGGTCCCTGGATGAAAGAGCTCGAGCGCAGGGGCAAAATCGAGGTTAATGGAAAGCTCATTCACTTGGAAGACGTCACAGGGAAACCAAGGAGAGGCATTAAAGTAGTATATACGGGCGATACAGCGCCTTGCGAAAGGATTAGGCTCTTCTCTGAGAAGGCCGATTTGTTGATTCATGAGGCGACTTATTTAAGCGATGAAGACAGAGATGACAGCTATCACACAACTGTGAGTGAAGCCTGTGAGATGGCTAAAAAAGCAAAGGTTAAACTTTTAGCACTCTTCCACAGGGCCTTCAGATACACCTATGACGAATACGTTCAAGGAGTGAGAGAATTATGTAACCATAACTTTATAGTGCCTAATGATTTGGATAGACTCAGAATAAGCGGTGAGGGATATGAGTTATCTTCGCTACGTTAA
- a CDS encoding molybdenum cofactor biosynthesis protein MoaE: protein MLVKLFKKPDDFDLNEAVSKASSNLTGGVVIFLGKVREENHGRKVKKLIYEAYEEMALEEMERIRQEALEKFPIEEMLIWHRYGELDVGENTILIVAAAKHRGEAFDACRWTIDEVKKRVPIWKREITDEGEFWIEGDKVKKA from the coding sequence ATGTTGGTAAAACTCTTCAAAAAGCCGGATGACTTTGATTTAAATGAAGCCGTTAGCAAAGCCTCTTCAAACCTCACAGGGGGAGTTGTGATATTCTTAGGAAAAGTCAGGGAAGAGAATCATGGGAGAAAGGTAAAAAAGCTCATTTATGAAGCCTATGAAGAGATGGCACTGGAAGAAATGGAGCGGATAAGGCAAGAAGCTCTAGAGAAGTTTCCAATCGAGGAAATGCTCATATGGCACCGCTACGGGGAGCTTGATGTAGGTGAGAACACCATACTAATCGTGGCTGCAGCGAAGCACCGTGGAGAAGCTTTCGATGCATGCAGATGGACTATAGATGAAGTGAAAAAGAGGGTTCCCATTTGGAAGAGGGAAATAACAGACGAAGGAGAGTTTTGGATAGAAGGGGATAAAGTCAAAAAGGCTTAG
- a CDS encoding potassium channel family protein: protein MIALMSFLLVILFSIIIVRIGAVALEMTGLSRDVASFQAHSAFSGAGFTTSESEYVVSHPVRRRIIRTLIFLGSAGITSAIATLVLTFVGKSAEEAQTTVLFLALGLIVLFFFSRSKLIERIMRKIIRKALSRFTSLKIYDYHQLLGLSKGYSIAEIMVKKKSWLANKTLGELQLNKEGVLVLGIYRRINGKDIFIGAPGSETKILPNDLLVCYGPEEVIFALSKRVKGMAGKIEHEEAVEKARIRKLQEEMELRGS, encoded by the coding sequence ATGATAGCTTTAATGTCTTTCCTCCTTGTCATTCTGTTTTCAATAATAATCGTGAGAATTGGAGCTGTAGCTCTTGAGATGACGGGATTGTCCAGAGATGTCGCGTCTTTTCAAGCCCACTCCGCTTTTTCAGGTGCTGGATTTACGACATCTGAGTCTGAATATGTGGTTTCTCACCCTGTTAGAAGAAGGATTATAAGGACTCTAATCTTTCTTGGGAGTGCGGGTATAACCTCGGCCATTGCAACATTAGTTTTAACCTTCGTTGGCAAGAGTGCGGAGGAAGCTCAGACGACAGTCCTCTTCCTTGCTTTGGGTTTGATAGTGCTTTTCTTCTTCTCAAGGTCTAAACTGATAGAGCGGATTATGAGAAAAATTATACGAAAAGCGCTATCGCGCTTCACTTCCCTTAAGATATATGACTATCATCAGCTTCTTGGCTTGAGTAAGGGCTATTCCATAGCGGAAATAATGGTTAAGAAAAAGAGCTGGCTGGCAAATAAAACCCTTGGAGAACTCCAACTTAACAAGGAGGGTGTTTTGGTCTTGGGAATCTATAGAAGGATCAATGGGAAGGATATCTTCATAGGAGCGCCGGGTAGTGAGACAAAAATACTTCCCAATGATCTTTTAGTATGCTATGGGCCTGAGGAGGTTATATTCGCCCTCTCAAAGAGAGTTAAAGGTATGGCGGGTAAAATTGAGCATGAAGAAGCAGTTGAAAAGGCCAGAATTAGAAAGCTACAAGAGGAAATGGAGCTTAGGGGTAGTTAG
- a CDS encoding tetratricopeptide repeat protein, with protein MEEIMKALEMKDAEKVAELLYYKADELEDEELKEVLKKAEELAKEKKHHELYKLIAYIYQEFLGVNKISEFEELAFSEDTFEAKFHLADLYALTGEIEKALGLFRELLEEETAKGNKENIAKVYYSMALAHEELAEYDKAKELMEKAAKAFEELGKEEDYMHALIYLAYLKFESGEVSEAKADIAKLLPRIKDKPTLMAQVHLVFEEIFEDEENYDAALQECLYAMLEAREGEYLDITFDALIDVIWQLMLEDKFDVIYENMDMFSNAFEDLREFFDGVKAIALFKDGKIDAEEAKKALGKIKDPRLLDLVQLLGEAEF; from the coding sequence ATGGAGGAAATTATGAAAGCTTTGGAAATGAAAGATGCAGAAAAAGTTGCGGAGCTTCTCTACTACAAGGCAGACGAGCTCGAAGATGAAGAGCTTAAAGAAGTTTTAAAGAAGGCTGAAGAGTTAGCCAAAGAGAAAAAGCACCACGAGCTTTACAAACTTATAGCATACATCTATCAGGAGTTTTTGGGTGTAAATAAGATAAGTGAGTTTGAAGAGCTTGCATTTAGTGAAGACACCTTCGAGGCCAAGTTCCACTTAGCTGATTTATATGCCTTAACAGGGGAAATTGAGAAGGCTTTGGGGCTTTTCAGGGAGCTTTTGGAGGAAGAGACAGCTAAAGGCAACAAGGAGAACATTGCAAAGGTCTACTACAGCATGGCCCTAGCTCATGAAGAGCTCGCCGAGTATGACAAAGCCAAAGAGCTCATGGAAAAAGCCGCCAAAGCCTTTGAGGAGCTTGGAAAAGAGGAAGACTATATGCACGCACTCATATACCTGGCCTACCTCAAGTTTGAGAGCGGTGAAGTCAGCGAGGCCAAAGCTGATATAGCGAAGCTTTTACCAAGGATAAAGGACAAACCAACGCTGATGGCGCAGGTGCACCTGGTCTTTGAGGAGATATTTGAGGATGAGGAAAATTACGATGCGGCTTTACAGGAGTGCCTCTACGCAATGCTTGAGGCCAGAGAAGGAGAGTACCTTGACATAACCTTCGACGCGCTGATAGACGTCATCTGGCAGCTCATGCTGGAGGATAAGTTCGATGTAATCTACGAAAATATGGACATGTTCTCAAATGCCTTTGAAGATCTGAGAGAGTTTTTTGACGGCGTCAAAGCAATAGCACTGTTTAAAGACGGCAAGATTGACGCAGAAGAAGCCAAAAAAGCTCTAGGAAAGATAAAGGATCCAAGGCTATTAGATTTGGTGCAGCTCTTGGGAGAAGCAGAGTTCTGA
- the pgiA gene encoding glucose-6-phosphate isomerase, with protein MEYKEPFGVKLDFESGIIENAKKLVRKLSDMKGYYVDEEAYEKLLKEDPIIYEVYAVEQEEKDGDLNFATTVLYPGKVGSEFFMTKGHYHSKADRAEVYFALKGKGGMLLQTPEGEARWIPMEPGTIVYVPPYWAHRTINTGDEPFIFLALYPADAGHDYGTIKEKGFSKIVVEENGEVVVKDNPKWTE; from the coding sequence ATGGAGTACAAAGAGCCTTTTGGAGTTAAGCTTGATTTTGAAAGTGGAATTATTGAGAATGCAAAAAAGCTCGTTAGAAAGCTGAGCGACATGAAGGGCTACTATGTCGACGAGGAGGCCTATGAGAAGCTCCTAAAGGAGGACCCCATAATATATGAAGTCTATGCAGTTGAGCAGGAGGAAAAGGATGGAGATTTGAACTTCGCCACAACCGTCCTCTATCCTGGCAAGGTGGGGAGCGAGTTTTTCATGACGAAAGGACACTATCATTCAAAAGCCGATAGAGCTGAGGTCTATTTTGCTTTGAAAGGTAAGGGAGGAATGCTCCTTCAAACGCCTGAAGGAGAAGCAAGATGGATTCCAATGGAGCCAGGAACTATAGTCTATGTCCCACCCTATTGGGCTCACAGGACGATAAACACTGGAGACGAGCCATTTATATTCTTAGCCCTCTATCCAGCCGATGCTGGTCACGACTATGGAACAATTAAGGAGAAGGGATTCTCAAAGATAGTGGTCGAAGAGAATGGCGAGGTTGTTGTGAAGGACAATCCAAAGTGGACTGAGTGA
- the mobA gene encoding molybdenum cofactor guanylyltransferase MobA yields MMGVILAGGKSKRFGEDKLLYRVDGKPLILHTTERLLKARLVEDVLIVTSKERREKFEDLGFSVLVDELLIGPIGGVYISLKEVGDAFVVAGDMPRINPSFVDLIIGTFYKSESLVCVPVWENGYMEPLHAAYSKDFAEVLRKAIEREEYSLNQAIRGVNFCEIEIENLPPEFGESLFNINKKSDLKSAQLLGQNHVLF; encoded by the coding sequence ATGATGGGAGTTATTTTGGCAGGAGGAAAATCGAAGCGTTTTGGTGAAGATAAGCTCCTTTATAGAGTGGATGGAAAGCCTCTTATCCTGCACACCACTGAGAGACTCTTAAAGGCTAGGCTTGTGGAGGATGTCCTGATTGTGACGAGTAAGGAGCGGAGGGAAAAATTTGAAGATCTTGGTTTTAGCGTTCTGGTTGATGAGCTATTAATAGGCCCAATTGGGGGGGTTTATATCTCCCTTAAGGAGGTGGGGGATGCTTTTGTCGTTGCTGGGGATATGCCCCGGATAAATCCTAGTTTTGTTGATTTAATAATCGGGACGTTTTATAAAAGCGAATCTCTGGTGTGCGTCCCTGTATGGGAGAACGGCTATATGGAGCCTCTGCATGCGGCTTACTCGAAGGACTTCGCTGAGGTTTTAAGGAAGGCTATTGAGAGGGAGGAATATTCCCTAAATCAGGCGATCAGGGGTGTAAATTTCTGCGAAATAGAAATTGAAAACCTTCCCCCAGAATTCGGGGAGAGCCTCTTCAACATAAATAAGAAAAGTGATCTAAAGAGTGCTCAGCTTCTTGGCCAGAATCACGTTCTTTTCTAG
- a CDS encoding site-2 protease family protein produces MVLDLRTQELEDLIISFIVLTFIFSNFELKLIPYVALAVFTAFIFHELAHRQVARGYGYTAFYKRWDTGIVLALLLGILRKTVGLPFIFAATGAVYIYAPYQPWEDREANGKISIAGPATNLAVGLIALLLLQFLSLPITLGIALYYTAMVNFWLAFFNLLPVPPLDGYKVLRWNTGYWAVAIGMAFIFQSLL; encoded by the coding sequence ATGGTGTTGGATCTCCGAACACAGGAGCTAGAGGATTTAATAATCTCGTTCATTGTTCTAACGTTTATCTTCTCAAACTTTGAGCTCAAGTTAATTCCCTATGTTGCTCTAGCGGTATTCACAGCTTTTATATTTCACGAGCTAGCCCATAGGCAAGTTGCTAGAGGTTATGGCTATACCGCATTCTATAAGCGGTGGGATACTGGAATAGTGCTTGCTCTTCTCTTGGGGATTCTACGGAAAACTGTAGGCTTGCCTTTCATCTTTGCGGCTACCGGGGCAGTTTACATATACGCCCCATACCAGCCTTGGGAAGATAGAGAAGCGAATGGGAAAATAAGCATAGCCGGCCCCGCAACAAATCTTGCTGTGGGGTTAATAGCTCTACTGCTCCTGCAGTTCCTGAGTTTGCCTATTACCCTCGGCATTGCTCTATACTATACGGCGATGGTTAACTTCTGGTTAGCTTTCTTTAACTTGCTTCCTGTTCCGCCATTAGACGGCTATAAAGTCCTGCGCTGGAACACGGGCTATTGGGCTGTGGCAATTGGAATGGCGTTTATATTCCAGTCCCTTCTATAA
- a CDS encoding KH domain-containing protein, producing the protein MEDRLRQMLRVEILEVEEEEDKIVVYVPKEQVKIAVGSGGSAVKAAELVLGKKIEIRGR; encoded by the coding sequence ATGGAAGATAGGCTAAGGCAAATGCTCCGTGTTGAGATACTTGAGGTGGAAGAGGAAGAGGATAAGATTGTAGTCTATGTTCCGAAGGAACAAGTAAAAATTGCTGTCGGAAGCGGTGGAAGCGCGGTAAAAGCAGCCGAGCTAGTGTTAGGCAAGAAGATTGAGATAAGAGGTAGATAA
- a CDS encoding ATP-NAD kinase family protein → MKVGLIVNPIAGMGGKVALKGTDGVVKEAIKRGARPVALDLAKLFLHELSHYNESGEFEFVTGPKEMGEYALKDFGFKFRVIKHREVGYKEILGIKIPDTTSEDTKILAELMADKVDIILFAGGDGTARDIYLAIDKKKPILGIPTGVKMFSGVFAASPENAARVLIEFARGDAQLVERSVVDLDENAYRHDEVKPKFYGEALTPYVELLVQGAKEPSKTDEAEDIEAIIEAIHEELEDGIYFLGAGSTIKRLKDKLGIDGTLLGVDIVEIKDGEVKLLVKDAQEKDLLKFVDKHPKIIVTIIGGLNFLFGRGNQQFSAEVLKHIPKENIIVVAAPSKIAGGIIRVYTGDKEVDEKLRGYIRVRVSPWAERMVKVL, encoded by the coding sequence TTGAAGGTTGGTTTAATCGTTAACCCCATAGCAGGCATGGGAGGAAAAGTGGCTTTAAAAGGGACGGATGGGGTTGTTAAAGAAGCCATAAAAAGGGGAGCTAGACCAGTAGCTTTAGATTTGGCAAAGCTCTTCCTTCACGAGCTATCTCACTATAATGAGTCAGGTGAGTTTGAATTTGTAACTGGGCCGAAGGAGATGGGAGAGTATGCTCTAAAAGACTTTGGCTTTAAATTTAGGGTCATTAAACACCGCGAAGTTGGCTACAAGGAGATTTTGGGCATAAAAATCCCCGATACGACGAGTGAGGACACAAAAATTCTTGCAGAGCTCATGGCTGATAAGGTTGATATAATCCTCTTTGCTGGCGGTGATGGAACAGCTAGGGACATTTATTTGGCTATCGATAAGAAAAAGCCCATTTTGGGGATCCCAACTGGAGTTAAGATGTTCTCCGGGGTATTTGCGGCTTCTCCTGAAAATGCTGCGAGGGTTTTAATAGAGTTCGCCAGAGGCGATGCCCAACTCGTGGAGCGCAGCGTCGTGGACTTAGATGAAAATGCCTACAGACACGATGAGGTTAAGCCAAAGTTCTATGGGGAAGCTTTGACACCCTATGTCGAGCTTTTGGTCCAAGGGGCAAAAGAACCGAGCAAAACGGATGAGGCCGAAGATATTGAGGCAATAATTGAGGCCATCCATGAAGAGCTTGAAGATGGGATATACTTCTTAGGAGCGGGTTCGACGATTAAGAGGCTTAAAGATAAGCTGGGCATAGATGGGACGCTCTTAGGCGTTGATATTGTTGAAATAAAGGACGGGGAAGTTAAGCTTTTGGTAAAGGATGCCCAAGAAAAAGATTTGCTGAAGTTTGTGGATAAACACCCAAAGATAATCGTAACGATTATTGGAGGCCTCAACTTCCTCTTTGGGCGCGGCAATCAACAGTTCAGCGCTGAAGTGCTGAAGCACATACCTAAGGAGAACATAATCGTAGTTGCGGCGCCATCGAAGATTGCAGGAGGCATAATTAGAGTTTACACGGGCGATAAGGAAGTTGATGAGAAGCTTAGAGGCTACATTAGGGTTAGGGTGTCTCCATGGGCTGAGAGGATGGTTAAGGTGCTCTGA